In a single window of the Streptomyces sp. HUAS ZL42 genome:
- a CDS encoding MalY/PatB family protein: MACETTFLDTNQADSMGSSQGSVFDEVVDRRSSNSMKWSFAKDFLTPDEIAADPLPMWVADTDFKAPRAVLDALHEAVDHGVFGYPGGATESYLDAVTGWQARRFGWEIPQEWVLQTAGIITSLKTAVQAFSAPGDSVLIQPPVYAHFHNDVLLNGRHLAFAPLERTEDGYRFHARTFEAAIRPDTKLFILSHPHNPTGNVWSEEELATMGEICARHGVLVVSDEIHQDLIINPDKKHVPFASLGEEFAQNSITCTAPSKTFNLPGLQSANLFVPNRRLREELARQYERNLFPLVNVLGMVAAEAAYTHGEPWLEEQLAYLRGNHAHFAQAVNSATSKVRVLPADSLYLAWMDCTGLGMDAASLDKFMLTKARLWLDKGQKFGIEGHGYMRVNLGCPRSTVDEAIRRLTTAVEDL; this comes from the coding sequence ATGGCTTGCGAAACCACCTTCCTCGACACGAATCAAGCGGACTCCATGGGCAGCTCTCAGGGTTCGGTCTTCGACGAGGTCGTCGACCGCCGTAGCTCGAACTCCATGAAGTGGTCCTTCGCCAAGGACTTCCTCACCCCGGACGAGATCGCGGCCGACCCGCTGCCGATGTGGGTCGCCGACACCGACTTCAAGGCGCCCCGGGCCGTGCTCGACGCCCTCCACGAAGCCGTGGACCACGGCGTCTTCGGGTACCCCGGAGGCGCGACCGAGAGCTACCTCGACGCCGTGACCGGCTGGCAGGCCCGGCGGTTCGGCTGGGAGATACCGCAGGAGTGGGTACTGCAGACCGCCGGCATCATCACCTCCCTCAAGACCGCGGTGCAGGCCTTCTCCGCGCCGGGCGACTCGGTCCTGATCCAGCCACCCGTGTACGCGCACTTCCACAACGACGTCCTGCTCAACGGGCGCCACCTCGCATTCGCCCCGCTGGAGCGCACCGAGGACGGCTACCGGTTCCACGCCAGGACGTTCGAGGCCGCCATCCGGCCGGACACCAAGCTGTTCATCCTGAGCCACCCCCACAACCCGACCGGGAACGTCTGGTCGGAGGAAGAGCTGGCGACAATGGGCGAGATCTGCGCCCGGCACGGCGTCCTGGTCGTCTCCGACGAGATCCACCAGGACCTGATCATCAACCCGGACAAGAAGCACGTCCCGTTCGCCTCCCTCGGCGAGGAGTTCGCACAGAACAGCATCACCTGCACGGCCCCGAGCAAGACGTTCAACCTCCCGGGGCTCCAGAGCGCGAATCTCTTCGTGCCCAACCGCAGGTTGCGCGAGGAACTGGCCCGGCAGTACGAACGCAACCTGTTCCCCCTGGTCAACGTGCTGGGCATGGTCGCAGCCGAGGCGGCGTACACCCACGGTGAGCCCTGGCTCGAAGAACAGCTCGCCTATCTGCGCGGCAACCACGCCCACTTCGCGCAGGCGGTCAACAGCGCCACCTCCAAGGTGCGCGTACTGCCCGCCGATTCCCTCTACCTGGCGTGGATGGACTGCACGGGTCTCGGCATGGACGCGGCTTCCCTCGACAAGTTCATGCTCACCAAGGCGCGTCTGTGGCTGGACAAGGGCCAGAAGTTCGGGATCGAGGGTCACGGCTATATGCGCGTGAACCTGGGCTGCCCGCGCTCCACCGTCGACGAGGCGATCCGGCGGCTGACCACGGCCGTCGAGGATCTGTGA
- a CDS encoding NlpC/P60 family protein, with protein sequence MSASNFSLSRRAAFTALAAAAAGSALPIAAAPTANAAAPTALPTATTGSAEPVAQAPGFRVPVLIDPTDPWHYAPHPAGALTTRTIAGGLEVSDDTGVLATLTTGARTVTLRGARRWFTEQKKAVRDAFDRTPPAGGWGASPGGGTWSHHNGVDADYFVESGRAAITLAAGKSRYSLLPDHGIGDVYAAARFSFDKLPVGAPVSLGLVFAAQDVNNHYRARLIVTPAGDVQLVLEKELADASTTLSAAVTVGTGFKAYDHWWVRVEKAGDVLRARAWRHVTSGVDDEPTTVWHHNVCDPEKAPDAVFRSGTLGVRGLASTGSTVLPQARVYDFRIDTATWTDPPVVTHDTWVRVLPELFDGTWTAAVEQRIRAWAGDTSPDALAYSSMYRPFAPAVTDPARQNAQVLGESGYSQLLASGLREVGADFHEYMGLQWTFPSGESVTATPDPKWLRNLDCSGFVRMVYGYHLGVPMGLAEDSERRYLPRRSQWQAASSPGIVVAQATDAPPPLDALRIGDVLFWNDPDDGAVSHTGIYLGTDQHGKRRFVSSRKTPNGPTMADVGGKSIIDGTASDLYTDKLRVIRRF encoded by the coding sequence ATGTCCGCATCGAACTTCTCACTGAGCCGCAGAGCGGCTTTCACCGCCCTGGCCGCAGCGGCGGCGGGCAGCGCCCTGCCGATCGCCGCGGCGCCGACCGCGAACGCCGCCGCCCCGACGGCCCTTCCGACGGCGACGACGGGGTCGGCCGAGCCCGTCGCGCAGGCGCCCGGCTTCCGGGTCCCGGTTCTGATCGACCCGACCGACCCGTGGCACTATGCCCCGCACCCGGCCGGGGCGCTGACCACCCGTACCATCGCTGGCGGCCTGGAGGTCTCGGACGACACGGGCGTGCTCGCGACGCTCACCACGGGGGCACGGACAGTGACGCTGCGGGGGGCGCGGCGCTGGTTCACCGAGCAGAAGAAGGCGGTCCGGGACGCGTTCGACCGGACCCCGCCCGCCGGCGGCTGGGGCGCGTCGCCCGGCGGCGGAACCTGGTCCCACCACAACGGCGTCGACGCGGACTACTTCGTCGAGAGCGGCCGGGCCGCCATCACGCTCGCCGCCGGCAAGAGCCGCTACTCACTGCTTCCCGATCACGGCATCGGCGACGTCTACGCCGCCGCCCGGTTCTCGTTCGACAAGCTGCCCGTCGGGGCGCCCGTCTCCCTCGGCCTCGTCTTCGCCGCCCAGGACGTCAACAACCACTACCGGGCGCGGCTGATCGTCACCCCGGCGGGAGACGTCCAACTCGTCCTCGAGAAAGAGCTCGCCGACGCGTCGACCACCTTGAGCGCGGCCGTCACAGTCGGTACCGGCTTCAAGGCGTACGACCACTGGTGGGTCCGGGTCGAGAAGGCCGGTGACGTCCTGCGCGCCCGTGCCTGGCGGCACGTCACGTCGGGCGTGGACGACGAGCCCACGACCGTGTGGCACCACAATGTGTGCGACCCGGAGAAGGCCCCGGACGCTGTCTTCCGCTCGGGCACGCTCGGGGTCCGGGGCCTCGCCTCCACCGGTTCCACGGTGCTTCCGCAGGCGAGGGTCTACGACTTCCGGATCGACACAGCGACCTGGACCGACCCGCCGGTCGTCACCCACGACACGTGGGTACGGGTCCTCCCGGAGCTCTTCGACGGCACGTGGACGGCCGCCGTGGAGCAGCGGATCCGAGCATGGGCGGGCGACACCTCGCCCGACGCCCTCGCGTACTCCTCGATGTACCGGCCGTTCGCGCCGGCCGTCACCGACCCCGCGCGCCAGAACGCCCAGGTGCTCGGCGAGTCCGGGTATAGCCAACTGCTGGCTTCCGGACTGCGCGAGGTGGGGGCCGACTTCCACGAGTACATGGGGCTCCAGTGGACCTTCCCCAGCGGCGAGAGCGTCACCGCGACCCCGGACCCGAAGTGGCTGAGGAACCTCGACTGCTCAGGCTTCGTCCGGATGGTCTACGGCTACCACCTGGGCGTTCCCATGGGCCTCGCGGAGGACTCGGAGCGCCGCTACCTGCCGCGCAGGTCGCAGTGGCAGGCCGCCTCCAGTCCAGGCATCGTCGTGGCCCAGGCCACCGACGCACCGCCCCCGCTCGACGCACTGCGGATCGGCGACGTGCTCTTCTGGAACGACCCCGACGACGGTGCCGTCTCCCACACCGGCATCTACCTGGGCACGGATCAGCACGGCAAGCGCCGCTTCGTCTCCAGCCGCAAGACACCCAACGGGCCGACCATGGCCGACGTCGGCGGGAAGTCGATCATCGACGGTACGGCTAGCGACCTCTACACGGACAAGCTGCGGGTGATCCGCCGCTTCTGA
- a CDS encoding cation:proton antiporter — protein MVLVAVFGAALLVAVLLSGLAARTVLSTSFLFLVGGALVSDGFLGLIHITPDSEIVSVTADLALFAVLFTDGMHVSLPKLRANWKNPARALGLGMPLAFVFMALITHFLVGLDWTTSFLVGAVLAPTDPVFASAIVGRREVPAKLRQLLNVESGINDGLALPVVLILITAAGPTADSAASPGKIVLELLLGLVFGVALPLLVNALVRFHLLGAEPKLQPLLPLATGIILYAVCHLTHANPYLAAFSAGAALVHVSPEAKESFEPLGEALAELAKFAALLVFGALLTPQLFGDLSFGGYVAVILAIMLIRPASLLLSLIGTSLSRKEKLVAAWFGPKGFASVVYGLLVLQSGIPQAEAAFTLIAVCIAFSIIAHSSTDVPIARAFDVDELAGIPAGREDTDARPKETPADACT, from the coding sequence ATGGTGCTCGTAGCGGTGTTCGGTGCCGCGCTGCTGGTGGCGGTGCTGTTGTCAGGTCTGGCGGCACGGACGGTGCTCTCCACCTCCTTCCTCTTCCTGGTCGGCGGAGCCCTGGTCAGCGATGGGTTCCTCGGACTGATCCACATCACGCCGGACAGCGAGATCGTCTCCGTGACGGCCGATCTGGCGCTGTTCGCGGTGCTGTTCACCGACGGCATGCACGTGTCGCTGCCCAAGCTGCGGGCCAACTGGAAGAACCCCGCCCGTGCCCTCGGCCTGGGCATGCCGCTGGCGTTCGTCTTCATGGCCCTGATCACGCACTTCCTGGTGGGCCTGGACTGGACGACCTCGTTCCTGGTCGGAGCGGTCCTGGCGCCGACCGACCCGGTGTTCGCCTCGGCGATCGTCGGACGCAGGGAAGTGCCGGCGAAGCTGAGGCAGTTGCTGAACGTGGAGAGCGGCATCAACGACGGGCTCGCCCTCCCGGTCGTGCTCATCCTGATCACGGCCGCCGGTCCGACGGCCGACAGTGCTGCATCGCCGGGAAAGATCGTCCTGGAACTGCTGCTCGGCCTCGTCTTCGGTGTCGCACTGCCGCTGCTGGTCAACGCGCTGGTGCGCTTCCACCTGCTGGGCGCCGAGCCGAAGCTGCAGCCGCTCCTGCCCCTGGCCACCGGGATCATCCTGTACGCGGTGTGCCACCTCACTCACGCCAACCCGTACCTGGCGGCGTTCTCGGCGGGCGCAGCGCTGGTGCACGTGTCCCCGGAAGCGAAGGAGTCCTTCGAACCACTGGGCGAGGCGCTGGCGGAGCTGGCGAAGTTCGCGGCGCTACTGGTGTTCGGCGCGCTGCTGACCCCGCAACTGTTCGGCGACCTGTCGTTCGGCGGCTACGTGGCGGTGATCCTGGCGATCATGCTGATCCGGCCGGCCTCGCTGCTGCTGTCGCTGATCGGCACCAGCCTCTCGCGCAAGGAGAAGCTGGTGGCGGCCTGGTTCGGCCCAAAGGGCTTCGCCTCGGTGGTCTACGGACTACTGGTGCTGCAGTCCGGCATTCCGCAGGCCGAGGCGGCGTTCACGCTGATAGCGGTGTGCATCGCCTTCTCGATCATCGCGCACAGCTCGACGGACGTGCCGATCGCCCGCGCCTTCGACGTCGACGAGCTGGCCGGCATCCCGGCCGGCCGCGAGGACACCGACGCACGGCCCAAGGAGACCCCCGCCGATGCGTGCACGTGA
- a CDS encoding CBS domain-containing protein, protein MRARDLAGPYPTVSTDDDVRDAARLLVRAQLPALLVLDRDDYPYAVVPSARVIGALSPWYMREGPIPTIVVDDHFEEEASGRVTPAVVGPDAPPSQIAGLMARKDTPIVAVVEPNGDRTSLIGAVTATALLEHIIGGS, encoded by the coding sequence ATGCGTGCACGTGATCTGGCCGGTCCTTACCCCACCGTGTCCACGGACGACGACGTGCGCGACGCCGCCCGCCTGCTCGTGCGGGCACAGTTGCCCGCACTGCTGGTCCTCGACCGAGACGACTATCCGTACGCAGTCGTGCCGTCCGCTCGCGTGATCGGCGCCCTGTCGCCCTGGTACATGCGGGAGGGGCCGATTCCTACCATCGTGGTCGACGATCACTTCGAAGAGGAGGCGAGCGGCCGTGTCACACCCGCGGTCGTCGGCCCGGACGCTCCGCCTTCCCAGATCGCCGGGCTGATGGCCCGCAAGGACACCCCGATCGTCGCGGTCGTCGAACCCAATGGCGACAGGACGTCGTTGATCGGCGCGGTCACTGCGACCGCGCTGTTGGAGCACATCATCGGAGGATCGTGA
- a CDS encoding SLC13 family permease — protein MNDWHSWAAVVVFVGAYALIISEKIHRVAVALGGAALMLAIGATDDKSAFYSEHSGVDWNVIFLLMGMMMIVGVLKKTGMFEYLAIWSVKRARAKPFRVMAMLVVITAVASALLDNVTTVLLIAPVTLLVCERLALPATPFLVAEVMASNIGGTATLVGDPPNIIIASRAGLTFNDFLVHLAPISAVLLVVLVLMCRVMFRKSFIYDEDRAAEIMALEEREAIRDPRLLVQGLIVLALVVAGFVLHPVLHYEPSVVALLGAGLLIAVSSAETGDVLKEVEWPTLAFFAGLFIMIGGLIETGVIGEISKQLADTIGDNELGGSMTLLSASAVLSGIVDNIPYVATMAPITSDLVQNMGGGSDHVMWWALALGADLGGNATAIGASANVVVLGIAERNRQPISFWQFTKYGMVVTAVTVAIALGYVWLRYFALA, from the coding sequence GTGAACGACTGGCACAGCTGGGCAGCCGTCGTCGTCTTCGTCGGCGCGTACGCCCTGATCATCAGCGAGAAGATCCACCGCGTCGCCGTGGCACTGGGCGGCGCGGCCCTCATGCTGGCGATCGGCGCGACCGACGACAAGTCGGCCTTCTACTCCGAGCACAGCGGCGTCGACTGGAACGTCATCTTCCTGCTCATGGGCATGATGATGATCGTCGGCGTGCTGAAGAAGACCGGCATGTTCGAGTACCTGGCGATCTGGTCCGTGAAGCGGGCACGGGCCAAACCCTTCCGGGTCATGGCCATGCTCGTCGTCATCACGGCGGTCGCATCGGCGCTGCTGGACAACGTGACGACGGTGCTGCTCATCGCACCCGTCACACTGCTGGTGTGCGAGCGCCTGGCACTCCCGGCCACCCCCTTCCTCGTCGCCGAGGTCATGGCCTCGAACATCGGCGGCACCGCGACTCTCGTCGGCGACCCGCCCAACATCATCATCGCCAGCCGGGCCGGGTTGACCTTCAACGACTTCCTGGTCCACCTTGCCCCGATCTCGGCGGTCCTGCTCGTCGTCCTCGTCCTGATGTGCCGCGTAATGTTCCGCAAGTCCTTCATCTACGACGAGGACCGCGCCGCCGAGATCATGGCGCTGGAGGAACGCGAAGCCATTCGCGATCCCCGGCTCCTCGTCCAGGGCCTGATCGTGCTCGCGCTGGTCGTGGCGGGCTTCGTCCTGCACCCGGTACTGCACTACGAACCCAGCGTTGTCGCCCTCCTGGGTGCCGGACTGCTCATCGCCGTCTCCTCGGCGGAGACCGGTGATGTGCTGAAGGAGGTGGAGTGGCCCACGTTGGCCTTCTTCGCCGGCCTGTTCATCATGATCGGCGGTCTGATCGAGACCGGCGTGATCGGTGAGATCTCCAAGCAACTGGCCGATACGATCGGTGACAACGAACTCGGCGGCTCCATGACGCTGTTGAGCGCCTCCGCCGTCCTCTCCGGCATCGTCGACAACATTCCGTACGTCGCCACCATGGCCCCCATCACCAGCGACCTCGTCCAGAACATGGGTGGCGGCAGCGACCACGTCATGTGGTGGGCTCTCGCCCTCGGTGCCGACCTGGGCGGCAACGCCACCGCCATCGGCGCCAGCGCCAACGTCGTCGTCCTCGGCATCGCCGAACGCAACCGCCAGCCCATCTCCTTCTGGCAGTTCACCAAGTACGGCATGGTCGTCACCGCCGTCACCGTGGCCATCGCCCTCGGCTATGTGTGGCTGCGCTACTTCGCGCTCGCCTGA
- a CDS encoding NAD-binding protein, giving the protein MVVCGDDALAERLAAELRELYRMRVTVVVPSLPGAADTGNGTEGRARAAALLARMQAVVNRAADSEATRGVRVLQAPLLDEETLAEAGIARADALALVHDDDETNIRAALAARRLNPRLRLVIRLYDRKLGQHLADLLDQAAVVGSPGLDPAALDTSTTVLSDADTAAPALVATAVAGTSKVVQADGLLLRAVERTPPGRGEVADPGLCTLALLSSTANDPAGTEGSDASGQDGPLLLPDDRTVAAAVGRGTVVLETVTHDGPERVPSRGLPLGSLFSRRLRWSLAGLVLSVLGLAVATWLTTGDHPLHAVYLTLLDLFAIGDPALGDPIARQVLQLLSGLTGLLLLPVLLAAVLEVLGTFRTASALRRPPRGLSGHVVLLGLGKVGTRVLARLCELGIPVVCVEEDPEARGIPLARRLHVPTVLGDVTQEGVLEAAKIHRAHALLAVTSGDTTNLEAALYARSVEPGLRVSLRLYDDAFATAVYRTLRAAHPRALTRSRSVSTLAAPAFAGAMMGRRILGAIPVERRVLVFAALDVAGHPQLEGRTVAESFRPGAWRVLAIDSTDPDERLPDLAASPSVDGSEHIGGLLWDLHPGYVLRPQDRVVLAATRQGLAELLATHPRTRPRAT; this is encoded by the coding sequence ATGGTGGTGTGCGGCGACGACGCCCTCGCCGAGCGCCTGGCCGCTGAACTGCGGGAGCTGTACCGCATGCGGGTCACTGTCGTCGTACCGTCGCTGCCCGGTGCGGCCGACACCGGGAACGGCACGGAGGGACGGGCACGGGCAGCGGCGCTGCTCGCCCGGATGCAGGCGGTCGTCAACCGGGCCGCCGACTCGGAGGCCACACGGGGCGTCCGCGTTCTTCAGGCGCCGCTCCTCGACGAGGAGACGCTCGCCGAGGCCGGTATCGCGCGCGCCGACGCACTCGCCCTCGTCCATGACGACGACGAGACCAACATCCGCGCCGCGCTCGCGGCCCGCCGCCTCAACCCTCGCCTACGCCTGGTCATCCGGCTCTACGACCGCAAACTCGGCCAACACCTCGCGGACCTGCTGGACCAGGCCGCCGTGGTCGGCTCACCCGGCCTCGACCCGGCCGCCCTGGACACCTCCACCACCGTCCTGTCCGACGCCGACACCGCGGCCCCCGCCCTGGTGGCGACGGCCGTCGCGGGCACCAGCAAGGTCGTGCAGGCGGACGGCCTGCTGCTGCGAGCCGTCGAGCGCACCCCACCCGGACGCGGCGAGGTCGCCGACCCCGGCCTGTGCACGCTCGCCCTGCTCTCCTCCACCGCCAACGACCCGGCGGGCACGGAGGGGTCGGACGCCAGCGGTCAGGACGGGCCGCTGCTGCTGCCGGACGACCGTACCGTCGCTGCTGCCGTCGGCCGTGGCACCGTCGTCCTGGAGACCGTCACGCACGACGGCCCCGAGCGCGTCCCGAGCCGTGGCCTGCCGCTCGGCTCGCTCTTCTCTCGCCGCCTGCGCTGGTCCCTGGCGGGGCTCGTGCTGAGTGTCCTGGGCCTGGCGGTGGCGACCTGGCTGACCACCGGCGACCATCCTCTGCACGCCGTCTACCTCACCCTCCTCGACCTCTTCGCCATCGGCGACCCTGCCCTCGGCGATCCCATAGCCCGCCAGGTCCTCCAACTCCTGTCCGGCTTGACGGGCCTGCTCCTGCTACCCGTTCTGCTCGCCGCCGTACTGGAAGTGCTCGGCACCTTCCGCACCGCCTCCGCCCTGCGCCGCCCGCCGCGCGGCCTGTCCGGCCACGTCGTCCTGCTGGGCCTTGGCAAGGTCGGCACCCGTGTCCTGGCCCGGCTGTGCGAACTCGGCATCCCCGTGGTGTGTGTGGAGGAGGACCCCGAGGCGCGCGGCATCCCGCTCGCCCGCCGCCTGCACGTGCCCACCGTGCTCGGCGACGTCACCCAGGAAGGTGTCCTGGAGGCCGCGAAGATCCACCGCGCCCACGCGCTGCTGGCCGTCACCAGCGGCGACACCACCAACCTCGAAGCCGCCCTCTACGCCCGCTCCGTGGAGCCCGGCCTGCGCGTGTCGCTGCGCCTGTACGACGACGCCTTCGCCACCGCCGTCTATCGCACCCTGCGTGCCGCCCACCCCCGGGCCCTCACCCGCAGTCGCAGCGTCTCCACTCTCGCCGCCCCCGCGTTCGCCGGCGCGATGATGGGCCGCCGGATCCTCGGCGCCATCCCCGTCGAGCGCAGAGTCCTCGTGTTCGCCGCACTCGACGTGGCGGGGCATCCGCAGCTGGAGGGCCGCACGGTCGCGGAGTCGTTCCGCCCCGGTGCGTGGCGCGTCCTGGCCATCGACTCGACCGACCCGGACGAACGGCTGCCGGACCTCGCGGCGTCACCGTCGGTCGACGGTAGCGAGCACATCGGCGGCCTCCTCTGGGACCTGCACCCCGGCTACGTCCTCCGCCCGCAGGACCGCGTGGTCCTCGCCGCCACCCGCCAGGGCCTCGCCGAACTCCTGGCAACTCACCCGCGGACCCGCCCACGTGCCACGTGA